One stretch of Bradyrhizobium canariense DNA includes these proteins:
- a CDS encoding HdeA/HdeB family chaperone produces MKSVAVLCFAVLLCSFHEAKAQHKVLPPVDFSAMTCDQFWEKTTPEDRGPFLFWLSGYFGHKNNSPVLDPVGFTEKTKALSQYCSKQPNDNVLSAAEKAFAN; encoded by the coding sequence ATGAAATCAGTTGCGGTACTGTGCTTCGCCGTACTCCTGTGCTCGTTCCATGAAGCGAAAGCACAGCACAAAGTGCTGCCACCGGTCGACTTTTCAGCGATGACTTGCGACCAGTTCTGGGAGAAAACCACGCCTGAAGATCGCGGCCCATTTCTATTCTGGCTGAGCGGCTATTTCGGTCACAAGAATAACTCCCCGGTGCTGGACCCGGTGGGTTTCACCGAAAAGACGAAAGCCTTGTCGCAGTACTGCTCCAAGCAGCCCAACGACAACGTCCTCTCGGCCGCCGAGAAGGCTTTCGCCAATTAG
- a CDS encoding NnrU family protein — protein MGLLVMILGLVLFFGIHLVTTQRDLRARVVASTGEGGYKAGYGLISLLGLVLIVWGFADYRATGWIDVWTPPTAFKHITDALMLPAVILVAASYIRGRIYTKLKHPMLAGVKLWAAAHLLANGDLGSIILFGSFLAWAVFDRISLKHRADSGAPPIPVGGVGNDLIAVAVGIVAYLALAFVFHPVVIGVPVIGV, from the coding sequence GTGGGACTGCTGGTAATGATCCTGGGCCTCGTGCTGTTCTTCGGGATCCACCTGGTCACGACACAGCGTGATTTGCGCGCGCGCGTCGTCGCATCGACGGGCGAGGGCGGTTACAAGGCCGGCTATGGGCTGATCTCGCTGCTTGGCCTGGTGCTGATCGTGTGGGGTTTTGCCGATTATCGCGCAACCGGATGGATCGACGTCTGGACTCCGCCGACCGCATTCAAGCACATCACCGACGCGTTGATGCTGCCAGCCGTGATCCTGGTGGCGGCCTCCTACATCCGCGGCCGCATTTACACCAAGCTGAAGCATCCGATGCTGGCGGGCGTCAAGCTATGGGCGGCCGCGCATCTGCTTGCCAACGGCGATCTCGGCTCGATCATCCTGTTCGGTTCATTTCTGGCCTGGGCCGTATTCGACCGGATTTCGCTGAAACATCGCGCCGACAGCGGCGCGCCGCCAATCCCGGTCGGCGGTGTTGGCAACGACCTGATTGCGGTCGCGGTCGGAATCGTCGCCTATCTGGCGCTGGCCTTTGTGTTTCATCCTGTCGTGATCGGCGTTCCCGTCATCGGAGTTTAA
- a CDS encoding mandelate racemase/muconate lactonizing enzyme family protein, translated as MSRIESVEVFPVGVRVKSTFTFASGSAGGAGDEVILIYVKIRDDDGVVGWGECRPMRQWSYETPESAVSTIRRHLAPAIIGHDVSDRAGLHARMNAAIGRGTSTGQPIAKSAIDIAIHDLVAKRAGLPLREFLGGARERRDLSISFTITGHDAEEARQQMLAGQADGYRHFNFKAAVQPETDIAVAKALKQTIASGGFLWSDANQGFNITGAKYVARAFEEIGVDILEQPLPADQFTAMRELRRATRIPLAVDEASVSPGDFLNHVAAGLVDYLIIKVTRSGGVWPSLQQIAVAQAAGLPMLVSGLTDGLLTKMAACQLASVFGLDGPVALNGTQFIDEAGLYPAKSGIERGGMIRLNDIPGIGVEPDQDYLKQHARDI; from the coding sequence ATGAGCCGGATTGAATCGGTCGAAGTCTTTCCCGTCGGGGTTCGCGTCAAGTCGACCTTCACCTTCGCATCGGGAAGCGCCGGGGGAGCCGGCGACGAAGTCATCCTGATCTACGTCAAAATCCGCGACGACGACGGTGTCGTGGGCTGGGGCGAGTGCCGACCGATGCGGCAATGGTCTTATGAGACGCCGGAATCGGCGGTATCTACCATCCGCCGTCACCTCGCACCTGCCATCATCGGCCATGACGTATCCGATCGCGCCGGCCTGCACGCCAGGATGAACGCGGCCATCGGACGGGGAACCAGCACCGGACAGCCGATCGCCAAATCGGCGATCGATATCGCCATCCATGATCTCGTTGCCAAGCGCGCCGGTCTGCCACTACGCGAGTTCCTCGGTGGCGCACGCGAGCGGCGCGATCTGTCGATCAGCTTCACGATCACCGGCCACGATGCCGAAGAGGCGAGGCAGCAAATGCTGGCCGGACAGGCCGACGGATACAGGCATTTCAATTTCAAGGCGGCGGTGCAGCCGGAGACCGACATTGCGGTGGCCAAGGCGCTGAAGCAGACGATCGCGAGCGGCGGTTTCCTGTGGTCGGACGCCAATCAGGGTTTCAACATCACCGGCGCCAAATATGTCGCGCGCGCATTCGAGGAGATCGGGGTCGATATCCTCGAACAGCCGCTGCCGGCGGATCAGTTCACTGCCATGCGTGAACTACGCCGCGCTACCCGCATTCCGCTGGCGGTGGACGAGGCCAGCGTCAGCCCGGGTGATTTCCTCAATCATGTCGCCGCGGGGCTGGTCGACTACCTCATCATCAAGGTCACCCGCAGCGGCGGAGTGTGGCCGTCATTGCAGCAGATTGCGGTCGCACAGGCCGCGGGGCTGCCGATGCTGGTCAGCGGGTTGACGGACGGGCTACTCACCAAAATGGCGGCGTGTCAGCTCGCCAGCGTATTTGGGCTCGATGGCCCGGTGGCGCTGAACGGAACGCAGTTTATCGATGAGGCCGGCCTTTATCCGGCCAAAAGCGGGATCGAGCGCGGCGGCATGATCAGGCTGAACGATATTCCCGGCATCGGGGTCGAGCCGGATCAAGATTACCTGAAGCAGCACGCGCGCGACATCTGA
- a CDS encoding MFS transporter — protein sequence MKIPGRTFVYSMLFLMTAINYLDRVNLSVAAGTIAKELSLTPIQLGWIFSAFLWSYIVILIPAGYLADRFGVRRLAPGAVALWSLATASTAAITGIVGLMIARICLGTGEAAAWPVGTKTVRAWAPRSEYGVAISAISLGQSFGVGFGALFVGWLVLVGGWRMSFVVTGAIGIAWALVWVATIRDPKDTKWLSEEERAHILKTRDDSPPEQGSTGFASLLKSPSLWALTLAQGCLVYAYYMLLSWLPNYLQTQRGIAIFGSGLYTAIIYGTAVIGAILLARVTDKIFTAEALKAGARKKAVIASFVPAMLMAATPWLQSTWAVVLALTIAVTFLANAISLNTVLCNDLVRSSGNASKAVAMFTSGANVVGVTAPIVTGYIVSSSKAFDAAFAFTGAMLVLGAVILLVFVRGGIGEAESSALTAAPAGKPA from the coding sequence ATGAAAATTCCCGGCCGGACATTCGTCTATTCGATGCTGTTTCTGATGACGGCGATCAATTACCTCGATCGCGTCAACCTGTCGGTTGCTGCCGGCACGATCGCCAAGGAGCTTAGCCTGACGCCGATCCAGCTCGGCTGGATCTTCTCAGCTTTCCTGTGGTCCTACATCGTGATCCTGATCCCGGCCGGCTATCTGGCCGACCGTTTCGGCGTGCGGCGGCTGGCGCCCGGCGCGGTCGCGCTATGGTCGCTTGCGACAGCTTCGACCGCTGCCATCACCGGCATCGTCGGCCTGATGATTGCGCGTATCTGCCTTGGCACCGGCGAGGCAGCCGCGTGGCCGGTGGGGACAAAGACCGTCCGCGCCTGGGCTCCGCGCTCGGAATACGGCGTCGCGATATCGGCGATTTCGCTCGGGCAATCGTTCGGCGTCGGTTTTGGCGCGCTGTTCGTCGGCTGGCTGGTGCTGGTCGGGGGATGGCGGATGTCGTTCGTCGTCACCGGTGCGATCGGCATCGCCTGGGCGCTGGTGTGGGTGGCGACGATCCGGGATCCCAAGGATACCAAATGGCTGAGCGAAGAGGAGCGCGCCCATATCCTCAAAACGCGCGACGATAGTCCGCCGGAGCAGGGTTCGACCGGATTTGCGAGCCTGCTCAAAAGCCCATCATTGTGGGCGCTGACGTTGGCGCAAGGCTGCCTTGTCTATGCCTATTACATGCTGCTGAGCTGGCTGCCCAACTATCTGCAGACCCAGCGCGGCATCGCGATCTTCGGATCGGGACTGTATACCGCCATTATCTACGGCACCGCCGTGATAGGTGCGATCTTGCTTGCGCGCGTTACCGACAAGATCTTTACGGCTGAGGCGCTAAAGGCCGGTGCCCGCAAGAAGGCCGTGATCGCCTCGTTCGTCCCGGCGATGCTGATGGCGGCAACGCCGTGGCTTCAATCGACATGGGCTGTCGTGCTCGCGCTCACCATCGCGGTGACGTTTCTCGCCAATGCCATTTCGCTCAATACCGTGTTATGCAACGACCTCGTGCGAAGCTCCGGCAATGCCAGCAAGGCTGTTGCGATGTTCACCTCGGGTGCGAATGTGGTCGGTGTCACCGCGCCGATTGTCACCGGCTACATCGTCAGCTCGTCCAAGGCGTTCGACGCGGCGTTCGCCTTTACGGGAGCGATGCTCGTGCTCGGCGCGGTCATCTTGCTGGTCTTCGTCAGAGGCGGCATAGGTGAGGCCGAAAGCTCAGCCCTCACGGCAGCCCCTGCGGGCAAGCCTGCGTGA